In a genomic window of Novosphingobium sp. KA1:
- a CDS encoding IS630 family transposase (programmed frameshift) translates to MAAPVRLRGDFSSAQVRAFARRAKDADQVRRLLAIATILDGGSRSEAAKVGGVTLQIVRDWVLRFNAHGPDGLETRRAPGPDTILDDCHRRALAETIEAGPIPAVHGVVRWRIIDLVQWLWEEFEISISKQALGHELRTMGYRKLSARPRHQGQRPEDIAAFKKPFPAHLAQIRRRLPKGTPIELWWQDEARIGQKTQITRRWAKRGTRPVAPRDLRRASAWIFGAICPAEGKGAALVMPRCNSEAMDMHLAEISSQVAPGAHAVLMLDQAGWHMSGKLDIPANITLLPLPPKCPELNPVENVWQFMRDNWLSNRIFSSYDNVVDHCCHAWNRLIDQPWRIMSIGLRQWAHGS, encoded by the exons ATGGCAGCGCCGGTCAGACTTCGAGGTGATTTCAGTTCTGCGCAGGTTCGGGCCTTTGCTCGCCGCGCCAAGGATGCAGACCAAGTTCGCCGTCTGCTTGCGATTGCGACGATCCTAGACGGCGGCAGCCGAAGCGAGGCCGCCAAGGTCGGCGGGGTCACGCTGCAGATTGTCAGGGACTGGGTGCTGCGCTTCAACGCGCATGGCCCTGATGGTCTCGAAACCCGCAGGGCGCCGGGGCCGGATACCATCCTCGACGACTGCCATCGACGCGCGCTGGCCGAAACCATCGAAGCGGGCCCTATTCCTGCTGTTCATGGTGTGGTTCGCTGGCGGATCATCGACCTCGTCCAATGGCTATGGGAGGAGTTCGAAATCTCGATCAGCAAGCAGGCGCTGGGGCATGAACTCCGGACCATGGGCTATCGCAAGCTCTCGGCCCGGCCACGCCATCAGGGGCAGCGCCCTGAAGATATTGCCGCTTTTAAAAAGC CCTTCCCCGCCCATCTGGCGCAAATCCGAAGGCGCCTGCCCAAAGGCACCCCGATAGAACTGTGGTGGCAAGATGAGGCCCGGATCGGGCAGAAAACGCAGATCACCCGACGCTGGGCCAAGCGTGGCACCAGACCCGTTGCGCCCCGTGATCTACGCCGGGCTTCGGCCTGGATCTTCGGCGCAATATGTCCTGCTGAAGGGAAAGGTGCGGCGTTGGTCATGCCACGCTGCAACAGCGAGGCCATGGACATGCATCTGGCAGAAATCAGCAGCCAGGTCGCACCCGGTGCTCACGCCGTGCTCATGCTCGATCAAGCCGGGTGGCACATGTCCGGCAAACTCGACATTCCGGCCAATATCACCCTCCTGCCGCTGCCGCCCAAGTGCCCCGAACTCAACCCCGTAGAAAACGTGTGGCAGTTCATGCGCGATAATTGGCTCTCGAACCGCATCTTCTCGTCCTACGACAACGTCGTCGATCACTGCTGCCACGCCTGGAACCGCCTCATCGATCAGCCATGGCGCATCATGTCCATCGGGTTACGCCAATGGGCGCATGGGTCATGA